A genome region from Baekduia alba includes the following:
- a CDS encoding lipoate--protein ligase family protein — protein MELLRARHPDDPVLDAAITHALLRQVGAGEKPATARVFRPGPTMAFGRLDALDGETYDNARVAARAHGFVPLLRLGGGHAAGYDEGAVLVEVVTPVKTIAEGIPARFASATALLVESLAAVGIAARVGELPGEYCAGDWSVNAAGVKLAGTAQRSIRGASLVTAMLIVEHGARLRAALVDVYAALGIAWRPSTAAGAADIVRTLTAADAERTLVATLAAHERLTATTLDPATVALAQTLRSAHER, from the coding sequence GTGGAGCTCCTGCGCGCCCGCCACCCGGACGATCCCGTGCTCGACGCGGCGATCACGCACGCGCTGCTGCGGCAGGTCGGCGCGGGGGAGAAGCCCGCGACCGCGCGGGTCTTCCGGCCCGGCCCGACGATGGCGTTCGGCCGGCTCGACGCGCTCGACGGCGAGACATATGACAACGCCCGCGTCGCCGCGCGGGCCCACGGGTTCGTGCCGCTCCTGCGGCTGGGCGGCGGCCACGCGGCGGGCTACGACGAGGGCGCGGTGCTGGTCGAGGTCGTCACGCCGGTCAAGACGATCGCCGAGGGCATCCCGGCGCGCTTCGCGTCGGCCACGGCGTTGTTGGTGGAGTCGCTCGCCGCGGTCGGGATCGCCGCGCGCGTCGGCGAGCTGCCCGGCGAGTACTGCGCCGGCGACTGGTCGGTCAACGCCGCGGGCGTCAAGCTCGCCGGGACCGCCCAGCGCTCGATCCGCGGCGCCTCGCTGGTGACCGCGATGCTGATCGTCGAGCACGGCGCGCGGCTGCGCGCGGCGCTGGTCGACGTCTACGCGGCGCTGGGCATCGCCTGGCGTCCGAGCACCGCGGCGGGGGCGGCCGACATCGTGCGCACGCTCACCGCGGCCGACGCCGAGCGGACGCTGGTCGCGACGCTCGCCGCCCACGAGCGCCTCACCGCGACGACGCTGGACCCGGCGACGGTCGCGCTGGCGCAGACGCTGCGGTCGGCGCACGAACGTTGA
- a CDS encoding LLM class flavin-dependent oxidoreductase, translated as MASDYLWYIIPRDGAYPWEPEGTRAVDFDYLKHLATGVDRLGFSGALLATDIHDVWVLGSALAAHTKKLRPLLAVHPGLISPTLLAKMALTFDDLFDGRLQINVVNGETRTLKQYGLEVEHDERYALAGEYWEIFRRLTSGEVVDFEGHHYSVRGAGSNFGLPVVQKPHVPLWFGGSSEAGMQMAAKHIDRYLSWGEPPARVAEKIARLNELAEGHGRTIGYGMRLHLVVRDTEQEAWDHVDHLLKATSDATYARMAASNAGSDSVGMQRQFEKHQGQVPDRAKDLESYPNIWPGMSLLRPGPGTALVGSTEQVVERIQEFEALGVDTFILSGNPLLEEAYRVSETVLPQLGVRPDAGVRARDHQAIVDVPVTAG; from the coding sequence ATGGCATCCGACTACTTGTGGTACATCATCCCGCGCGACGGCGCATACCCGTGGGAGCCGGAGGGCACACGCGCGGTCGACTTCGACTACCTCAAGCACCTGGCGACGGGCGTCGACCGGCTCGGCTTCAGCGGCGCGCTGCTGGCCACCGACATCCACGACGTGTGGGTCCTGGGCAGCGCGCTCGCCGCCCACACCAAGAAGCTGCGCCCGCTGCTGGCGGTCCATCCGGGCCTGATCTCCCCGACGCTGCTGGCCAAGATGGCGCTCACGTTCGACGACCTGTTCGACGGGCGCCTGCAGATCAACGTCGTCAACGGCGAGACGCGCACGCTGAAGCAGTACGGGCTCGAGGTCGAGCACGACGAGCGCTACGCGCTGGCCGGCGAGTACTGGGAGATCTTCCGGCGCCTGACCTCCGGCGAGGTCGTCGACTTCGAGGGCCATCACTACTCCGTGCGCGGCGCCGGGTCGAACTTCGGCCTGCCCGTCGTCCAGAAGCCGCACGTCCCGCTGTGGTTCGGCGGCTCGTCGGAGGCCGGCATGCAGATGGCGGCCAAGCACATCGACCGCTACCTGTCGTGGGGCGAGCCGCCGGCGCGCGTGGCCGAGAAGATCGCGCGGCTCAACGAGCTGGCCGAGGGCCACGGGCGCACGATCGGCTACGGCATGCGCCTGCACCTCGTCGTCCGCGACACCGAGCAGGAGGCGTGGGACCACGTCGACCACCTGCTGAAGGCCACGAGCGACGCCACCTACGCGCGGATGGCCGCGTCGAACGCCGGCAGCGACTCGGTCGGCATGCAGCGCCAGTTCGAGAAGCACCAGGGCCAGGTCCCCGACCGTGCCAAGGACCTCGAGAGCTACCCCAACATCTGGCCGGGGATGTCGCTGCTGCGGCCAGGCCCGGGCACCGCGCTGGTCGGCTCGACCGAGCAGGTCGTCGAGCGGATCCAGGAGTTCGAGGCGCTCGGGGTCGACACCTTCATCTTGAGCGGCAACCCGCTGCTGGAAGAGGCCTACCGCGTCTCGGAGACCGTGCTGCCCCAGCTCGGCGTGCGGCCCGACGCCGGCGTGCGCGCCCGCGACCACCAGGCGATCGTCGACGTGCCCGTCACGGCGGGCTGA
- a CDS encoding ABC transporter substrate-binding protein produces the protein MSDLWFTRCPVPTATGLAADQGWFDTEFAADGIAVRSLQDAAREPRLRAEHFSHELTSLIREGGNVPALWARSRGADTRLVGLTWIDERQAIVVRADDDLAEPAQLAGRRVAIPARPGESIDFWRAMALAGFAGALRIAGLGLTDVVRVDVAPHADTDGRGAAGFAPEVQAVIDGRADAAYVKGAPGLEAATRAGARIAIDLDDVPDRATRVNNGTPRPITVHQELLDTRPQDVARFVAVLLRAADWAAENPAGVADILARETHAGAEFVPGAYRADYHRSLHLSLSDERLALLERQKDFLHANGFLESDVDLDAWVDHTTLAAARDLTLEGAR, from the coding sequence ATGAGCGACCTCTGGTTCACCCGCTGCCCCGTCCCGACCGCCACCGGCCTCGCCGCCGACCAGGGCTGGTTCGACACCGAGTTCGCGGCCGACGGGATCGCCGTCCGCTCGCTGCAGGACGCGGCGCGCGAGCCGCGCCTGCGCGCCGAGCACTTCAGCCACGAGCTGACGTCGCTGATCCGCGAGGGCGGCAACGTGCCGGCGCTGTGGGCGCGGTCGCGCGGGGCCGACACGCGGCTGGTCGGCCTGACGTGGATCGACGAGCGCCAGGCGATCGTCGTCCGCGCCGACGACGACCTCGCCGAGCCGGCGCAGCTCGCCGGCCGGCGCGTGGCGATCCCGGCCCGGCCGGGCGAGTCGATCGACTTCTGGCGCGCGATGGCGCTGGCCGGCTTCGCCGGCGCGCTGCGGATCGCGGGCCTGGGGCTGACCGACGTCGTCCGTGTCGACGTCGCGCCGCACGCCGACACCGACGGCCGCGGCGCCGCGGGCTTCGCGCCCGAGGTCCAGGCCGTGATCGACGGCCGCGCCGACGCGGCCTACGTCAAGGGCGCGCCAGGGCTGGAGGCTGCGACGCGCGCCGGCGCCCGGATCGCGATCGACCTCGACGACGTGCCGGACCGCGCGACGCGCGTCAACAACGGCACGCCGCGCCCGATCACCGTCCACCAGGAGCTGCTCGACACGCGGCCCCAGGACGTCGCCCGGTTCGTCGCCGTGCTGCTGCGCGCCGCCGACTGGGCGGCCGAGAACCCGGCGGGCGTGGCGGACATCCTGGCGCGCGAGACGCACGCGGGCGCCGAGTTCGTGCCCGGCGCCTACCGCGCCGACTACCACCGCTCCCTGCACCTGTCGCTCAGCGACGAGCGCCTGGCGCTGCTCGAGCGCCAGAAGGACTTCCTGCACGCCAACGGCTTCCTGGAGTCCGACGTCGACCTCGACGCCTGGGTCGACCACACCACCCTGGCCGCCGCGCGCGACCTGACCCTCGAAGGAGCTCGCTAG
- the ade gene encoding adenine deaminase — MTDVLARRIRVARGAEPADLVVRGGRVVDVLTQQVRSADVAIVGDRIAAVGDGLSGREVVEAAGRYVAPGFIDAHVHIESSMVAPGRFADAVLPHGTTTIVSDPHEIANVLGVAGIEWMLRASAGLDLSVLMMAPACVPASPLETSGARLLADDLIGLALRHPRVLGLAEMMNYPGVLAGDPVELAKLAAFAAAGLLVDGHAPGLAGTDVQGYLGAGVVSDHECLTADEAREKVANGMTVFLREATNARNLLDVLPAVTPANARRFAFCTDDRVPGELLDDGSIDALVRMAVGAGLDPLLAVTMATLNAAEHYGLRDRGAVAPGRRADLVVFDALDDIRPAVVVAGGAVVARDGVRVGGDAGAPDTLPPTMNVAWRDDLRLARAGDRVKAIGVIDDQLITTAEIAELRGSALCDVAAPDPDADLLRLSVVERHHATGNVGAGFVRGFGLRAGALASSVAHDSHNIVVAAADDGDALIAARAAAELGGGLVVAAGGEVRATVPLPLAGLMADRPPRAVADDLARAEDVARELGCRLGAPFMALSFLALPVIPSLKLTDQGLVDVDAFALTDVFV; from the coding sequence ATGACAGACGTCCTCGCCCGGCGGATCCGGGTCGCCCGCGGTGCCGAACCCGCGGATCTGGTGGTGCGCGGCGGCCGCGTGGTCGACGTGCTCACCCAGCAGGTCCGCAGCGCCGACGTGGCGATCGTGGGCGATCGGATCGCCGCGGTCGGGGACGGGCTGAGCGGCCGCGAGGTCGTCGAGGCGGCCGGGCGCTACGTCGCGCCCGGCTTCATCGACGCGCACGTGCACATCGAGTCCTCGATGGTCGCGCCCGGGCGCTTCGCCGACGCGGTCCTGCCGCACGGCACGACGACGATCGTGTCCGACCCGCACGAGATCGCCAACGTGCTCGGCGTCGCGGGGATCGAGTGGATGCTGCGCGCGTCCGCCGGCCTCGACCTGTCGGTGCTGATGATGGCGCCGGCGTGCGTGCCGGCCTCGCCGCTGGAGACGTCGGGCGCGCGGCTGCTCGCCGACGACCTCATCGGCCTGGCGCTGCGCCACCCGCGCGTGCTCGGCCTGGCCGAGATGATGAACTACCCTGGCGTCCTGGCCGGCGACCCCGTCGAGCTGGCCAAGCTGGCGGCCTTCGCCGCGGCCGGGCTGCTGGTCGACGGTCACGCGCCCGGCCTCGCCGGCACCGACGTCCAGGGCTACCTCGGCGCCGGCGTCGTCTCCGACCACGAGTGCCTGACGGCCGACGAGGCGCGCGAGAAGGTCGCCAACGGCATGACGGTCTTCCTGCGCGAGGCGACCAACGCGCGCAACCTGCTCGACGTGCTGCCGGCGGTCACGCCGGCCAACGCGCGGCGCTTCGCGTTCTGCACCGACGACCGCGTCCCGGGCGAGCTGCTCGACGACGGGTCGATCGACGCGCTGGTCCGGATGGCGGTCGGCGCCGGCCTGGACCCGCTGCTCGCGGTGACGATGGCGACGCTGAACGCCGCCGAGCACTACGGGCTGCGCGACCGCGGCGCGGTGGCGCCGGGACGGCGGGCGGACCTCGTGGTGTTCGACGCGCTGGACGACATCCGCCCGGCGGTCGTGGTCGCGGGCGGCGCCGTCGTGGCCCGTGACGGCGTGCGCGTGGGCGGCGACGCGGGCGCGCCCGACACGCTGCCGCCGACGATGAACGTCGCCTGGCGCGACGACCTGCGCCTCGCGCGCGCCGGCGACCGCGTCAAGGCCATCGGCGTGATCGACGACCAGCTGATCACCACGGCCGAGATCGCCGAGCTGCGCGGCTCGGCCCTCTGCGACGTCGCCGCGCCCGACCCCGACGCCGACCTGCTGCGGTTGAGCGTCGTCGAGCGCCACCACGCGACCGGCAACGTCGGCGCCGGCTTCGTCCGCGGCTTCGGGCTGCGCGCGGGCGCGCTGGCCTCGTCGGTCGCCCACGACTCCCACAACATCGTCGTGGCGGCCGCCGACGACGGCGACGCGCTGATCGCCGCGCGCGCCGCGGCCGAGCTGGGCGGCGGGCTCGTGGTCGCCGCGGGCGGCGAGGTCCGCGCGACCGTGCCGCTGCCGCTCGCCGGGCTGATGGCGGACCGGCCGCCGCGCGCGGTCGCCGACGACCTGGCCCGCGCCGAGGACGTCGCGCGCGAGCTCGGCTGCCGGCTCGGCGCCCCGTTCATGGCGCTGAGCTTCCTGGCGCTGCCGGTGATCCCGTCGCTCAAGCTCACCGACCAGGGGCTCGTCGACGTGGACGCGTTCGCGCTGACCGACGTGTTCGTGTAG
- a CDS encoding ABC transporter substrate-binding protein, producing the protein MSTITIGVHANNPALFLLSHLDLAERALAPLGVEVAWHRYTGGTETGRKLVDGTIDVGGTGATPPISDQANGLPVVYVAHSDPRPAHGTLLVTPDSDVKSVADLRGRKVALGIGSWQTLLLAVALDRAGIAFDEVDAVGSGPDSLAQLQAGELGAWIGQGPEHVAATRSGAAVELVPAGDLITNPSLWFTRRDVAERRGTELGAVAGALEDAGLWAAADPRAAAELFATNEGGEVEAWEAFVRRIPWTVNAIGAPFVAEQQAGADVLARVGFLPRAVTVADATVPELASYVEAGLDAAREARAHQTAATA; encoded by the coding sequence ATGAGCACCATCACGATCGGCGTCCACGCCAACAACCCCGCCCTGTTCCTGCTCTCGCACCTCGACCTCGCCGAGCGCGCGCTGGCGCCGCTGGGCGTCGAGGTGGCGTGGCACCGGTACACGGGCGGCACCGAGACGGGGCGCAAGCTCGTCGACGGCACGATCGACGTCGGCGGCACCGGCGCGACGCCGCCGATCTCCGACCAGGCCAACGGCCTGCCGGTCGTCTACGTCGCCCACTCCGACCCGCGCCCGGCGCACGGCACGCTGCTCGTCACGCCGGACTCGGACGTGAAGTCGGTCGCCGACCTGCGCGGGCGCAAGGTCGCCCTCGGCATCGGCTCGTGGCAGACGCTGCTGCTGGCCGTCGCGCTGGACCGCGCCGGGATCGCCTTCGACGAGGTCGACGCGGTCGGCTCCGGCCCGGACTCGCTCGCCCAGCTCCAAGCCGGCGAGCTCGGCGCGTGGATCGGCCAGGGGCCGGAGCACGTCGCCGCGACGCGGTCGGGCGCGGCGGTCGAGCTGGTCCCGGCCGGCGACCTCATCACCAACCCGTCGCTGTGGTTCACCCGCCGCGACGTGGCCGAGCGCCGCGGCACCGAGCTGGGCGCGGTCGCCGGTGCGCTGGAGGACGCGGGGCTCTGGGCCGCCGCCGACCCGCGCGCCGCCGCCGAGCTGTTCGCGACCAACGAGGGCGGCGAGGTCGAGGCGTGGGAGGCGTTCGTGCGCCGCATCCCGTGGACGGTCAACGCGATCGGCGCCCCGTTCGTCGCCGAGCAGCAGGCGGGGGCCGACGTCCTGGCCCGCGTCGGCTTCCTGCCGCGCGCCGTGACGGTCGCCGACGCGACGGTCCCGGAGCTCGCGTCCTACGTCGAGGCGGGCCTCGACGCGGCCCGCGAGGCACGCGCGCACCAGACCGCCGCGACCGCGTGA